From Phaeodactylum tricornutum CCAP 1055/1 chromosome 11, complete sequence, one genomic window encodes:
- a CDS encoding predicted protein, translating into MNIHRRRVTDGHSLMSSADEDNNVHDDDDDTTGYTDDPGDEDSVSPRATQRRNHGGHIQRTFSSDDAEGFDMGVQRSRSRLGLTLRARNRGRSNSNESIDRLSRIDGTERRGGSRRLKKKNSGSAGTGLGASFHTGVPSPRHGGASWIKSAWVRTTAVTVVVVYLAVVAYMMKTATDGNSAASSYGGPSSPDFLPLLSITALERHVTDQDETKARQAFRLEQRDARFGRKYRTTPAKDGPASASIASHAVYHTVDRHARDPHPRAIGKEPRDAMRPARMDELCGFFAQNASATHPEQYVFRDALNEHSRVIITGILNPIGFHLALALEQRCGANVITGFDAAFPNSVKNRLAIQDEIGILTSKVTSMERPIINSFLGLDPKVKNPVWPSLAVTGELDIAKWRPTHIVHLSSYAPEVFRNQDAEWRNDQSPYVRDDYDPRLYALRNNLVPMEQLMATTALVANKPLQPHLTYASSNLIHRNTVTKSRDDTWQAHVALMNEVLADTYYQTHGTFSVALRLPNAVYGPRGHTESDIHRMVNRALRHETHDVNATVTWTSNDLDMVHMDDVVDSIIAAMQFRESKPVAFEITSGQSIPRESVEEAIEGILAGNTKVKLAKSAQPVDDPARDLTRTLLGWKPKVSPEKGLVRTVAWHMDKATPYGPPPHKSRRGTTGDDLLKSHSIDTCRAADTVCNSNRDTLLCASECNIKDKCVPSIFDKIVSLAREVTEDCEIVLYTQMLGRNVDDIRLQAHYNENDEPSICNFAFVSSGSNLVDSVIRKVPSTELVRLGVVPNPDDADKPGGTRALELRKLNGRLLYRGWILLWVEDAPFPLPNSDSFLLKLAPGRFFSRDVKFAMYLDPSFPAMPTAEDVGFLVSQMHRRSWEQRTVKRKTRPKAKFRLPPEPERKAVMLVPQLKYQASKDDEPFSSDTVVPLTQAVKFMRFEKGENPDSAESEMLQIYREFLLRVQTFTNRGDFLKSPNEPVYFFEMHHWARTQWIMHDLHLGEAKDLRCDWYQETVQWEMNLDQLSFAHVMERRELERRMAHKEVDDIQMRIYNEKRDMLRLLSDAHEWHPLQTEQNKLCPTNFDLEAMPYDKSHSIARLPTQTLPPELDHVPTPLFARIISDRIMALSRKGWNKERKAHRAAAAAAHHHGNKKI; encoded by the coding sequence ATGAACATTCATCGCCGTCGCGTCACGGACGGGCATTCCTTGATGAGCTCggccgacgaagacaacaacgttcacgacgacgacgacgatactACTGGATATACGGACGATCCGGGCGACGAAGACTCCGTGTCACCGCGTGCGACACAGCGACGGAATCACGGAGGACACATCCAACGCACGTTCTCGTCCGACGACGCCGAAGGCTTCGACATGGGTGTCCAGCGTTCCCGCAGTCGACTAGGACTCACGTTGCGGGCCCGCAATCGCGGgcgcagcaacagcaacgaaagTATCGATCGCCTTTCGCGTATCGACGGTACCGAACGCCGCGGCGGTTCCCGACGTCTCAAGAAGAAAAATTCGGGATCGGCGGGCACGGGATTGGGCGCGTCCTTTCATACGGGAGTGCCTTCTCCCCGACACGGAGGAGCCTCCTGGATCAAGTCGGCTTGGGTACGGACGACAGCCGTGACCGTGGTGGTCGTTTACTTGGCGGTGGTGGCGTACATGATGAAGACGGCCACTGACGGAAATTCGGCGGCCTCCAGTTACGGCGGACCCTCCTCTCCAGACTTTCTTCCCCTGTTGTCCATTACCGCACTGGAGCGTCACGTGACCGATCAGGATGAAACCAAAGCACGCCAAGCCTTTCGTTTGGAGCAACGCGACGCTCGCTTTGGCCGAAAGTACCGCACTACCCCCGCCAAGGACGGACCAGCCTCCGCGTCGATTGCCTCGCACGCCGTATACCACACCGTCGATCGACACGCACGGGATCCCCACCCCCGAGCCATCGGCAAGGAACCACGCGACGCCATGCGACCAGCCCGAATGGACGAATTGTGCGGCTTCTTCGCACAGAACGCTTCCGCAACGCATCCCGAGCAGTACGTCTTTCGCGACGCCCTCAACGAACATTCACGTGTCATCATTACCGGCATACTCAACCCGATTGGCTTCCATTTGGCCCTGGCACTCGAACAACGCTGCGGCGCCAACGTAATTACGGGATTTGACGCCGCCTTTCCCAATTCCGTCAAGAACCGACTCGCCATTCAGGACGAGATTGGTATTCTCACCTCCAAGGTTACCTCAATGGAACGTCCCATTATTAATTCCTTCCTCGGTTTGGATCCCAAAGTTAAGAATCCCGTCTGGCCTAGTCTGGCCGTCACGGGAGAATTGGACATTGCCAAATGGCGACCAACCCACATTGTGCATTTGAGTTCCTACGCACCCGAAGTTTTCCGCAACCAGGATGCCGAATGGCGCAACGATCAATCGCCGTACGTGCGGGACGACTACGACCCGCGATTGTACGCACTCCGGAACAATCTCGTACCGATGGAACAGCTCATGGCAACCACGGCCCTCGTGGCCAACAAACCATTACAACCGCACCTGACCTACGCCTCGTCCAACCTGATACACCGCAACACGGTAACGAAATCGCGCGACGACACTTGGCAAGCGCACGTGGCGCTTATGAATGAAGTATTGGCCGATACCTACTACCAGACACACGGTACCTTTTCGGTGGCCCTGCGACTACCCAACGCCGTGTACGGACCCCGCGGTCACACCGAATCCGACATCCACCGCATGGTGAATCGGGCCTTGCGCCACGAAACGCACGACGTTAACGCCACGGTGACCTGGACGTCCAACGATCTCGATATGGTGCACATGGACGACGTCGTGGATTCCATTATTGCAGCCATGCAATTCCGCGAAAGCAAACCCGTGGCCTTCGAGATCACGTCCGGACAATCAATACCACGCGAATCGGTCGAAGAAGCGATCGAGGGCATTCTGGCGGGGAATACCAAGGTGAAACTGGCCAAGTCGGCGCAGCCCGTCGATGATCCGGCACGAGATTTAACAAGGACCTTGTTGGGTTGGAAGCCAAAAGTTTCTCCGGAAAAGGGCTTGGTACGAACGGTGGCGTGGCACATGGATAAGGCCACTCCGTACGGACCACCTCCCCATAAGTCTCGCCGCGGTACGACGGGAGACGATTTACTCAAGTCTCATTCCATTGATACCTGTCGCGCAGCGGACACGGTTTGCAACTCCAACCGCGATACACTTCTCTGTGCATCGGAATGCAACATCAAAGATAAATGCGTTCCGTCCATTTTTGACAAGATTGTCTCGTTGGCGAGGGAGGTTACCGAAGACTGCGAGATTGTTTTGTACACACAAATGCTTGGGCGCAACGTTGACGATATTCGTTTGCAGGCTCACTAtaacgagaacgacgagcCATCCATCTGCAATTTTGCCTTTGTTTCCAGCGGTAGCAACCTAGTAGATTCGGTAATCCGCAAGGTGCCGAGCACGGAACTAGTGCGGCTCGGGGTCGTGCCGAATCCCGATGATGCCGACAAACCGGGTGGCACGCGCGCCTTGGAACTTCGCAAACTCAACGGACGCCTCTTGTACCGTGGATGGATCTTGCTTTGGGTGGAAGATGCGCCATTTCCGCTGCCCAACTCGGACTCGTTTTTATTGAAACTAGCACCGGGGCGTTTCTTTTCCAGGGACGTGAAGTTTGCCATGTATTTGGATCCCAGCTTTCCAGCCATGCCGACCGCGGAAGACGTTGGTTTTCTGGTAAGTCAAATGCACCGCCGTTCGTGGGAACAGCGCACTGTCAAACGAAAAACCCGCCCCAAAGCCAAATTCCGATTACCTCCTGAGCCGGAACGAAAAGCAGTTATGTTGGTTCCACAACTCAAGTATCAAGCTTCCAAAGATGACGAACCATTCTCTTCAGATACGGTGGTTCCCCTCACGCAAGCAGTCAAGTTCATGCGCTTTGAAAAGGGAGAGAATCCGGACTCTGCGGAGTCCGAAATGCTGCAGATTTATCGCGAATTTTTACTGCGCGTGCAGACGTTTACTAATCGCGGAGATTTTTTGAAGTCGCCAAACGAACCGGTTTACTTTTTCGAAATGCATCACTGGGCTCGAACGCAATGGATCATGCACGATCTGCATTTGGGAGAAGCGAAGGATCTGCGTTGCGATTGGTATCAAGAAACGGTGCAGTGGGAGATGAATTTAGACCAACTCTCTTTTGCTCATGTGATGGAAAGGCGAGAACTTGAAAGGCGCATGGCACATAAAGAAGTTGACGATATACAGATGCGCATCTATAACGAGAAACGGGACATGTTGAGATTGCTCTCGGACGCACACGAATGGCATCCGCTACAGACGGAGCAAAACAAACTGTGTCCAACCAATTTTGATTTGGAAGCAATGCCGTATGATAAATCCCATTCCATTGCCCGCCTACCGACGCAAACGTTGCCCCCCGAGCTGGATCATGTACCTACTCCCCTTTTCGCTCGCATCATTTCGGATCGGATCATGGCGCTCTCGCGAAAAGGCTGGaacaaggaaagaaaagCCCACCGagccgcagcagcagcagcacaTCACCATGGGAATAAGAAAATTTAA
- a CDS encoding predicted protein, producing the protein MFAASRSALPFIRRLPVQPSIRFFAAQKERPFRILGVQQVAIGAVDREPLHALWKGIFGLKAESSVRIESENVEEDIVQVGPAPFAVEVDLMTPIDPEKSPKVHIPPLNHIGLWVDHLPKAVEWMTSEGVRFTPGGIRRGAAGHDVAFIHPKGNDAAPISGNGVLIELVQAPDRVIHAIQDYGESS; encoded by the exons ATGTTTGCAGCCTCTCGCTCCGCTCTTCCATTTATACGCCGCTTACCGGTACAGCCTAGCATTCGCTTTTTTGCGGCGCAGAAAGAAAGACCTTTTCGTATTCTCGGCGTCCAACAGGTTGCTATCGGGGCCGTGGACAGAGAGCCGCTGCACGCATTGTGGAAAGGTATCTTTGGCTTAAAAGCAGAGTCTTCCGTTCGCATCGAAAGCGAgaatgttgaagaagatatcGTTCAAGTTGGACCAGCGCCCTTTGCGGTCGAAGTTGACTTGATGACACCGATTGATCCTGAGAAGTCGCCAAAG GTTCATATTCCTCCTCTAAATCATATTGGCTTATGGGTAGACCATTTGCCAAAAGCCGTAGAATGGATGACGAGCGAGGGTGTCCGCTTTACACCAGGCGGCATCCGACGAGGAGCTGCCGGTCACGACGTGGCCTTCATTCACCCCAAGGGCAATGACGCAGCCCCCATTTCCGGTAATGGCGTTTTGATTGAACTTGTCCAAGCGCCCGATAGAGTCATCCATGCCATTCAAGACTACGGCGAATCGTCTTAA
- a CDS encoding predicted protein produces the protein MVREQEYPGVSACPFASNRTLIVPDDPHEKWVSAEGSEHDESHLPCVSSPELATIRIQPMRMMGRSNKAGPRWNAEAFHETLRSPTPDNALVLFQGMARESLAVVLSPKPSFVMKHSYEVFFGHQGNTVTTVQRKSSRDESLSVTLPGRVCQEKAWTSYWICLSEEKLYVGVGSVPGQQLVAILDDLARQDAPSSEEHAVHYVGFGNASTGDRQAPSPLKLRGLCVTTIPDSLRTRLASLITAKDVSMIQLGRDEMDAETKALMDEYQQECTKARARASKFGIPYQEPAPDAFVPWSQARRLRANPKQGFITGMDLSDPVEKAKQEARQKRFGTVAGEVSTGSATGEGEISSIIETQVLPIIQAWDNEGFVRSQRTDPPTLFWKNPPPDSSFDEPKNEFSMDEDPVTLISAKIHIFSIDWAAFKQIRTNDIMAHFSIYGPSYIEWLGDLSCNVCFEDAYSATRALENMSQELPTPAPETIQSGGTPPDLGNMNWRFGKSLLRKVSNDRFGRKGTTARLLMRTATSMDILLERPQSWPKPPPGFTTKRVLGPGSNVRPKKGKRERLSLRNDCFLPENDEPNPLGLLSGGLKAGRSGFSVEELEAERRQKRARLTPDKEFMTQE, from the coding sequence ATGGTTCGTGAACAAGAGTATCCCGGCGTAAGCGCTTGTCCGTTTGCCAGCAACCGTACGCTGATCGTTCCCGACGATCCCCACGAAAAGTGGGTATCGGCAGAAGGCTCCGAGCATGACGAGAGTCACTTGCCGTGTGTGTCGTCTCCAGAGCTTGCTACGATTCGGATACAGCCCATGCGTATGATGGGTCGATCGAACAAAGCAGGTCCGCGCTGGAATGCGGAAGCCTTTCACGAAACCTTGCGCTCGCCAACACCGGACAACGCTCTCGTGCTCTTTCAGGGAATGGCTCGAGAAAGTCTAGCCGTGGTGTTATCGCCGAAGCCGTCCTTTGTTATGAAACACAGCTACGAAGTCTTTTTCGGTCATCAGGGCAACACTGTCACAACCGTACAACGCAAATCGTCACGGGACGAATCGCTGTCCGTCACCCTTCCCGGACGTGTGTGCCAAGAAAAGGCTTGGACTTCGTACTGGATCTGTTTGTCTGAAGAAAAGCTATATGTTGGAGTGGGTAGTGTACCCGGGCAGCAGCTTGTTGCTATTTTGGACGATCTCGCCCGGCAAGATGCGCCCTCTTCGGAGGAACACGCGGTGCACTACGTTGGATTCGGCAATGCCTCCACTGGCGATCGACAAGCGCCGAGTCCATTGAAACTACGTGGTCTCTGTGTGACCACCATCCCCGACTCGCTCCGCACGCGCCTAGCATCCTTAATCACTGCCAAGGACGTTTCCATGATACAGCTTGGGCGGGACGAAATGGATGCCGAAACCAAAGCTTTAATGGACGAATATCAGCAAGAGTGTACCAAGGCCCGGGCCCGAGCTAGCAAATTTGGAATCCCCTATCAGGAGCCGGCCCCGGACGCTTTTGTTCCTTGGTCCCAAGCCCGTCGTTTACGTGCCAATCCTAAGCAAGGCTTCATTACCGGCATGGATTTGTCGGATCCGGTGGAAAAGGCTAAACAAGAAGCCCGTCAGAAGCGATTTGGTACTGTAGCCGGAGAGGTCTCCACCGGTAGTGCCACGGGAGAGGGTGAAATATCGTCAATTATTGAGACTCAAGTTTTGCCAATTATACAAGCCTGGGATAATGAAGGATTCGTGCGAAGCCAGCGGACCGACCCGCCGACGTTGTTCTGGAAGAATCCTCCACCGGATTCTAGTTTCGACGAACCTAAGAACGAGTTCTCTATGGATGAAGATCCAGTCACGCTAATTTCGGCAAAGATTCACATTTTCAGCATCGATTGGGCCGCGTTCAAGCAAATTCGTACGAACGATATTATGGCTCACTTTTCCATTTACGGTCCCTCCTACATTGAATGGCTGGGAGACCTTTCCTGCAACGTTTGCTTCGAGGATGCCTACTCGGCTACTCGGGCTCTAGAAAACATGTCGCAAGAGCTACCAACACCGGCTCCGGaaacaatacaatcgggCGGGACACCGCCTGATTTAGGCAACATGAATTGGCGTTTTGGGAAAAGTCTTTTGCGCAAAGTATCAAACGATCGCTTCGGGCGCAAGGGTACAACGGCGCGACTTTTGATGCGCACCGCCACTTCGATGGATATTTTGCTCGAACGCCCACAATCTTGGCCGAAACCACCACCCGGGTTTACCACGAAGCGCGTGCTTGGACCCGGCAGCAACGTGCGTCCCAAGAAAGGCAAGCGCGAACGACTGTCGCTACGCAACGACTGCTTTCTGCCGGAAAATGACGAGCCCAATCCTCTCGGATTGCTCAGCGGGGGTCTCAAAGCGGGTCGCAGCGGGTTTTCGGTGGAAGAGTTGGAGGCTGAACGTAGGCAAAAACGAGCCAGGCTCACGCCTGACAAAGAGTTTATGACGCAAGAATGA